From Paenibacillus sp. PvR098:
TTGAGCAATGCATTCTTCCTATATATTCGTGATTTTGATGGCAATAGAACGGAGATTTATACGGGAGACTACTCGAGAGATATCGACTTGCCGCCGGTAAAATGGACTTGGGAAGAATACGATAAGAGAGGAAGACTCTGGTGGGGGCCGGCTTACCCGGAAAAATTCCTGGAAGTTTCCCCTGTCAATAATCAGTGGATTTAAGCGGATTCGCTTTTTATTATAAGAATAAGGAGACGGAATGAGCATGGGAGTTTTGAAGTTAGCGCACGGGGTATTAAATGTAAACAATTTGGCGCAGAGTCTGGAGTTTTATCGTGAAGTCGTAGGATTGCATGAAATCGGTAAAGAGAACGGCATTGTCTATCTGGGCTGCGGTGCGGACAACAACTATGATTTGGCTTTAAAAGAAGGAGGCAGCGGCATCAGCCATTTTGCACTGCAGGTGCATAATGAAGACGATTTGGCTTACTTTGAGAAAAAATTGACTGGACTCGGTGTGAAGACGAACCGAGTGACGGATGCTGAGCCTGGAGAGAAGGCAGCGCTGCAGTTCCAATCACCAAGCAATCACAATATCGAATTGGTATTGGTGGAAGATCGACCTCATTATCTACATCCGGTTGTAGGCCGTAAACCAAGCCGAGGCATCGCACCGCTCGATGCGGATCATATCACGCTGAACGCAAAGGACGTCAACGGTTTGGCAGGATTTTTGCGAGATGCATTGGAATTCTCGATCGCAGACGTATTCGAGCCGGTCGCGGGTGTTTGGGGAGCTGCGTGGACGCACGGAAGTGATTTCCACCATGATGTAGCTATCGTAGGTACACGTGATGAAACGACATTGCATCATTATGCATTCCTGGTTGCGGGAATCGATGAGATGAAACGGGCCTGTGACGTACTGGGGCAGTATGGCTACAAGACGGAGACCGGCCCGGGAAGACACTCCGTAGGCGGAAACCTGTACACGTATTTCCTGGATCCAAGCGGCAACCGCATCGAATTGTCCGCGGAAATGCCTCGTGCGGACAAGTCACGCGCGCTCAATAGCTGGGCGGATTTCCCGACGGCCTTCAGTTCATGGGGAGCCTTCCCGCCGGAATCTTTCGCTAAAGGGTCTTAATTAAACTTTTAGGGATCACCCCCTACATGTAAGGGCATTGACTGTGAGGTCTGTGCCCTTTCTGTTTACTAACGAAGTGAAACAAATATGATGTATATGAGGGATTGCTATGCAAGTACGATCGGGCTTAAGCTTACATGATTTCAAAAAAGATAATGCGAAGGTTCCTTCCGTGATTACCATTGGAAATTTTGATGGTATCCATTTAGGGCATCAAGCTTTGATTCAGCAGGCACAAAAAATAGCGCGAGAGAAAGGGGATTTGCCATGTTACGTCATGACATTTGACCCTCATCCTCGCCAGTTATTCGGTCACAATGACTTTATGGCATTAATGTCTCTAGAGAGTAAGCTGGACATATTAGAGCAAATGGGAGTGAACGGCGTTTATGTGCTGCATTTTACGCGTCCGTTTTCTCAGCTTTCAGCTGAGGATTTTGTAAATCAATACCTGCTTGCGTTACATCTGGATGCCATTGTTGTGGGCTCGGATTTCACATTTGGTTATCAAGGGTTAGGTACTGTTGATACTTTAAAGGAAGCCGGGAAAGGCCATTTTTCGGTGGAGGCGGTAAAGCTTGTCCACGATCATCAGTTCAAAATAAGCAGTACGAGAATTCGTGGATTAATATCCGCTGGAAAAATAAACGAGGTTTCGGAATTGCTGGGTAGACCTTATTCCATGAATGGTCAATCCACATGAAAAAAGTCTGAGAATCATCTCAGACAAATGGCTCATTAATTTAAGATTTTTGAATTGCCCACGATTGCAGCAAATTTTAAGATATGGCTTTCCATGATTGAACGGGCACCTTTAGAATCCCGCATTTTTATTTTATCAATAATGGCTTTGTGCTCTTCAATCGTTTGACTTGGGTCATGCTCGAATAGTGAGACGTTAATTAAATAAAAATCATTCAGATCCCATTGATTTTTGGTCAGATTGTATATTTTTTCGGAACGGGCCATTTCGAGAATGGAATGATGAAGCTTTCTATTAATAACGAAATATTCATCTTTTGCAAAATTATCTTTCATAACCAATTGATGTAATTCGTCATTGATTTGATATAAATGATCAACTTCCGATTCTTGACCTCGTTCAGCCGCTAGTTGGGCGGCCATTCCTTCTAGAACCATGACCGTCAAGAAATGATCATACATTTGTTCTTTGGTGTAATTAATCACTCGGCAGCCGGTTTGCGGGACAATTTCCACGAAATTTTCAAGCTCCAACTTTTTCAATGCATCTATAATGGGTCTTCTGGAATATCCAAGTTCCTTGGCTGTTTCAATGACGGAAATCTCTTCACCGAACTTCCATTTTCCATCCTTTAGATTTTTTTTAATATATTCATAAGCATAGTTAGTTTTAGATAAATTGGTGTCTTCCAAATTATTCGGTCCTCCAAATGATAATGTTATGTTCATACAATTGAACTAATATCTTACCACGCTAATATCTTACCTTAATTATAAAGTTTGAGCAACTATTTTATATTTCATGAACGAATTGGATTTCGGGAGGAATATACATGGCAAAATCGATTGATTTTCACGCGATTGAAGAGGCTATCTACGATCTGATGCTAGGCAAAGTGATTATTGTCGTGGACGATGAGGATCGCGAGAACGAAGGTGATTTTGTCGCTTTAGCGGAACATGCGAATGCCGATATCATCAACTTTATGATCAAGGAAGGCCGTGGTCTCGTGTGCGTGCCGATCACCGAAGAACGGGCGGAGCAGCTGGATCTTCCGCCCATGGTCAGTCACAATACGGATTATCACGGCACGGCATTCACCGTCTCCATCGACCATTATGATACGACGACCGGTATTTCCGCTTATGAGCGGGCCCGCACCATCCAAGCGATCATCGATCCTACGTCGAAGCCGCAGGAGTTTCGCCGTCCAGGGCATATTTTCCCGCTGGTTGCCAAAAAAGGGGGAGTTCTACGGAGAACCGGTCACACGGAAGCGGCTGTCGATCTTGCGCGCTTGTGCGGCTCATATCCGGCGGCTGTGATCTGTGAAGTCATCAAGGAAGACGGTGCGATGGCACGTGTGCCTGATCTGATGGAAATCGCAGCCCGGCATGACCTGAAAATCATCACCATTCACGACTTGATTCATTACCGTAACGAGAAAGAAATGCTTATTCGTCGTGAAG
This genomic window contains:
- a CDS encoding bifunctional 3,4-dihydroxy-2-butanone-4-phosphate synthase/GTP cyclohydrolase II, with amino-acid sequence MAKSIDFHAIEEAIYDLMLGKVIIVVDDEDRENEGDFVALAEHANADIINFMIKEGRGLVCVPITEERAEQLDLPPMVSHNTDYHGTAFTVSIDHYDTTTGISAYERARTIQAIIDPTSKPQEFRRPGHIFPLVAKKGGVLRRTGHTEAAVDLARLCGSYPAAVICEVIKEDGAMARVPDLMEIAARHDLKIITIHDLIHYRNEKEMLIRREVEVKLPTEFGMFTAIAYTNEIDDKEHVALVKGKINPELPTLVRVHSECLTGDVFHSHRCDCGSQLTASLQQIDEYGSGLLLYMRQEGRGIGLINKLKAYSLQEQGLDTVEANSKLGFAPDLRDYGIGAQILKDLGVRQIRLLTNNPRKIKGLEGYGLEVVERVPIQIEENEDNAGYLHTKKFKLGHMLNFDAVR
- a CDS encoding VOC family protein, translating into MGVLKLAHGVLNVNNLAQSLEFYREVVGLHEIGKENGIVYLGCGADNNYDLALKEGGSGISHFALQVHNEDDLAYFEKKLTGLGVKTNRVTDAEPGEKAALQFQSPSNHNIELVLVEDRPHYLHPVVGRKPSRGIAPLDADHITLNAKDVNGLAGFLRDALEFSIADVFEPVAGVWGAAWTHGSDFHHDVAIVGTRDETTLHHYAFLVAGIDEMKRACDVLGQYGYKTETGPGRHSVGGNLYTYFLDPSGNRIELSAEMPRADKSRALNSWADFPTAFSSWGAFPPESFAKGS
- a CDS encoding FAD synthetase family protein; the encoded protein is MITIGNFDGIHLGHQALIQQAQKIAREKGDLPCYVMTFDPHPRQLFGHNDFMALMSLESKLDILEQMGVNGVYVLHFTRPFSQLSAEDFVNQYLLALHLDAIVVGSDFTFGYQGLGTVDTLKEAGKGHFSVEAVKLVHDHQFKISSTRIRGLISAGKINEVSELLGRPYSMNGQST
- a CDS encoding GntR family transcriptional regulator codes for the protein MEDTNLSKTNYAYEYIKKNLKDGKWKFGEEISVIETAKELGYSRRPIIDALKKLELENFVEIVPQTGCRVINYTKEQMYDHFLTVMVLEGMAAQLAAERGQESEVDHLYQINDELHQLVMKDNFAKDEYFVINRKLHHSILEMARSEKIYNLTKNQWDLNDFYLINVSLFEHDPSQTIEEHKAIIDKIKMRDSKGARSIMESHILKFAAIVGNSKILN